From the genome of Malus domestica chromosome 04, GDT2T_hap1, one region includes:
- the LOC103433723 gene encoding protein SCAR2-like isoform X1, with amino-acid sequence MPLTRYQIRNEYGLADPELYRAADRDDPEALLEGVAMAGLVGVLRQLGDLAEFAAEIFHDLHEEVMATATRGHGLVVRVQQLEADFPPIEKALLSQTNHSSFFSNPGVDWHPNLHSEQNMIARGDLPRFVMDSYEECRGPPQLFLLDKFDVAGAGACLKRYTDPSFFKVASTSSITVEMQREKKTRKVKQKKGSRWRNGETPEVSMTSHAKSNAKLHELFLEERIENRSSDPAHRVKLKKRHLNGSAADSKTGKSYMKTFLETLSPERKLICETSVGPPLLRLTLDDSSEPDLRILDITTVSPAEMSPERKSASSSPDVHEDIFKPSVDGFNRGGFDREIPEGSEPNSDVETNENDSNLHQVTADKQLAVGGEHKTEGSMEGSTPSSSDDRTSEVDNYMDALATLESEMETDNEFKPKNNLRFQNVETYGTDSDANEEEHLELQTRFSDSQSIGNSSTSDDGKNSFEKDTASFSHSDSLSNLVENSPSECDGAAKEFPSTETCGAEIFEMSSNQKSEFVESLEATTKERVVSHNACIVEDIIPDSGDTSYSAFVRDMSPTLHSDPGANSPVVSLAGPVLDDNTSDEIKVDCKPLDIDENETNLDNSLPVVRDSQTNDASPSHPIDEPDMEDLGFSSDASPHLSNVEEPASEDQSRNNDVNKILQIQCADEDSLESFARKIDSPRLSISSTEEQLSSALPEEQISSVNSEVVPFVVDAARSHISEEPVVGAPQTHGLIDQQDAWQAHGLTEQQDAPHRRGLTEQQDAPQMHGLIEQQLSDLDEDVPQLESVKEEAGIPHYEEKFNVEERFSAVDDDELSDLNEYVPQLESVKAEAGIPHYEEKFNVEERFSTVDDDELQLFTSDADVGGDTVSVELPSNCPTFIGHEDHVNSDDLVPETLNVETAAVPSAAVAQPDNDVNDVSYSSPNAISSPPRNFINLHESLPGFGDFHENESELNEVSPESVIDSEVQMEASKQDVSPDSESNSSQAVTHDHSSSKASDDGHNFSQDEQTENSLAVHDVPAESKPSESTTYEHSGSKVSDYGHNFSLDEQTESSLAVGDVTITSATLENTEVVSSPTCYLPEPETSLDNSVDLQANQVDIGYLPRDGARDQPEADLKHSLEVQSDEFDVESSDEDQASINLSSLQSAQAGSQNHMDSEKSNQLPSTEHINQEVYLDASLESYSEYLPSQALTSEFLPESSGLELDVTKQALEPFTLPRSVLPPEGTVVNLEDMPPLPPLPPMQWRMGKQHSSLFSQRESVGVSQDSLLPIQPSVPDEKAQFDMPAPQRGVLPPQNPFLPPTSEEGEKFQHVSEPLIGNMVHPAPYSLQLPAMVNDANLQYNFPDLGGTQFSNPFLSLPEVSDDRPGINHFASVGEKIQTGSNPFTGPSSECTTSTHDPESSHGSIIQPVQQITPETGIEPKVLQHSLKNSESEQEPLSTSATAPTMVEQPQHCLPTSEGEISWSYNNSAVMSDYEVGRSNGVPVTKLPRPRNPLIDAVAAHGQSKLRKVTERVRPQVEPEVDERDSLLQQIRTKSFNLKPAMVTRSSTVTRPSIQGPARNLRVAAILERASAIRQACAGSDEDDDDDGWSDN; translated from the exons ATGCCGTTGACAAGGTACCAGATAAGGAACGAGTACGGCTTGGCCGATCCGGAATTGTACAGAGCAGCCGATAGGGATGATCCGGAGGCTCTACTGGAAGGCGTCGCCATGGCCGGCCTCGTCGGTGTTTTGCGGCAGCTCGGCGACCTTGCTGA GTTTGCCGCTGAAATATTTCATGACTTGCACGAAGAAGTAATGGCAACCGCTACACGAGGCCATGGTCTAGTGGTTCGTGTCCAACAGCTTGAAGCGGACTTTCCCCCAATTGAGAAGGCGCTTCTATCTCAAACCAAtcattcttccttcttttcCAATCCAG GGGTTGACTGGCATCCTAATCTGCATTCTGAACAGAATATGATCGCTCGTGGAGACTTACCTCGCTTTGTAATGGATTCTTATGAAGAATGCCGTGGTCCTCCTCAGCTGTTCCTTTTGGACAA GTTTGATGTTGCTGGAGCTGGGGCATGTTTGAAGCGGTACACTGATCCGTCATTCTTTAAAGTTGCATCAACATCTTCAATAACAGTAGAGAtgcagagagaaaagaaaacccGTAAAGTGAAG CAGAAGAAAGGATCCCGCTGGAGGAATGGGGAAACCCCAGAAGTTTCAATGACATCACATGCCAAGTCAAATGCCAA ACTGCATGAGTTGTTCCTGGAGGAGCGTATTGAGAATCGTTCTAGTGATCCTGCACATCGTGTGAAATTGAAGAAAAGGCATTTGAATGGATCAGCAGCTGACTCAAAAACTGGGAAAAGTTACATGAAGACATTTCTGGAGACTCTTTCACCAGAACGCAAACTTATTTGCGAAACTTCTGTTGGTCCACCACTCTTGAGATTGACCTTAGATGATAGTAGTGAGCCAGACCTTAGAATACTTGACATCACTACGGTAAGTCCTGCTGAAATGTCCCCAGAAAGGAAAAGTGCTAGCTCTTCACCTGACGTCCATGAAGATATATTTAAACCATCCGTGGATGGATTTAATAGGGGGGGTTTCGATAGAGAAATTCCAGAGGGGTCTGAACCAAACTCTGATGTTGAGACAAATGAAAATGATTCCAACCTTCATCAGGTGACAGCTGATAAACAATTAGCAGTTGGTGGAGAACATAAAACTGAAGGCAGCATGGAGGGGTCCACCCCCTCCAGTTCTGATGATAGGACCAGTGAGGTAGACAATTACATGGATGCTCTTGCAACTTTGGAATCAGAAATGGAAACTGACaatgaatttaaacctaagaaCAATCTACGCTTCCAGAACGTGGAAACATACGGGACGGATTCTGATGCAAATGAGGAGGAACATCTGGAGCTTCAAACTCGATTTTCGgattctcaatcaattggaAACTCCTCTACATCGGATGATGGGAAGAATTCATTTGAAAAAGATACAGCCAGTTTTTCGCACTCTGATAGTCTAAGCAATTTGGTTGAGAATTCACCATCAGAGTGTGATGGAGCAGCTAAAGAATTCCCTTCCACTGAAACCTGTGGAGCTGAGATTTTTGAGATGTCATCCAACCAGAAATCTGAATTCGTGGAGTCTCTAGAAGCCACAACAAAGGAGCGGGTGGTGTCTCATAATGCATGCATTGTGGAAGACATAATCCCTGATTCTGGAGATACATCTTACAGTGCATTTGTTAGGGATATGAGTCCTACGCTACACTCAGACCCTGGAGCAAACTCGCCAGTGGTATCATTGGCCGGACCTGTGTTAGATGATAATACCTCTGACGAAATTAAAGTTGATTGTAAACCATTAGACATTGACGAAAATGAGACAAATCTGGATAATTCTCTGCCTGTTGTCCGTGACTCCCAGACTAATGATGCTTCACCAAGCCATCCCATTGATGAGCCAGACATGGAAGATTTAGGTTTCAGTTCTGATGCTTCGCCACATTTGTCAAACGTTGAAGAGCCTGCTTCTGAAGATCAAAGTAGAAATAATGATGTGAATAAAATACTTCAGATACAATGTGCAGATGAAGATTCTCTAGAAAGCTTTGCCAGAAAGATTGATTCACCACGCTTAAGTATTTCATCCACTGAAGAGCAGCTTTCCTCAGCCCTGCCAGAAGAACAAATATCTTCAG TCAACTCTGAAGTTGTACCGTTTGTGGTGGATGCTGCACGGAGTCATATCTCAGAAGAGCCTGTAGTGGGTGCTCCACAGACACATGGCCTAATAGATCAGCAGGATGCTTGGCAGGCACATGGTCTAACAGAGCAGCAGGATGCTCCACATAGACGTGGCCTAACAGAGCAGCAGGATGCTCCCCAGATGCATGGCCTAATAGAGCAGCAATTATCTGATTTAGATGAGGATGTTCCCCAACTTGAATCCGTCAAAGAAGAAGCGGGTATTCCACATTATGAAGAAAAATTCAATGTAGAAGAGAGATTTAGTGCCGTGGATGACGATGAATTATCTGATTTAAATGAGTATGTTCCCCAACTTGAATCCGTCAAAGCAGAAGCGGGTATTCCGCATTATGAAGAAAAATTCAATGTAGAAGAGAGATTTAGTACCGTGGATGATGATGAATTACAATTATTCACAAGCGATGCTGATGTAGGAGGTGATACCGTTTCTGTGGAACTTCCATCTAATTGTCCAACTTTCATAGGCCATGAAGATCATGTGAATTCAGATGATCTGGTACCTGAAACACTAAATGTAGAAACTGCAGCTGTGCCCTCTGCTGCTGTTGCCCAACCTGATAATGACGTCAATGATGTTAGTTATTCATCTCCAAATGCAATTTCTTCTCCACCAAGGAACTTTATAAATTTGCATGAATCTCTTCCTGGATTTGGGGATTTCCACGAGAATGAATCGGAACTGAATGAAGTTTCTCCAGAATCTGTCATAGACTCAGAAGTGCAAATGGAAGCAAGTAAACAAGATGTTTCTCCGGATTCAGAATCTAACTCAAGTCAAGCAGTTACTCATGACCATTCCAGTTCAAAAGCATCTGATGATGGTCATAATTTCTCTCAGGATGAACAGACTGAGAACAGTTTGGCTGTGCATGATGTCCCTGCAGAATCAAAACCAAGCGAATCAACTACTTATGAACATTCTGGTTCAAAAGTATCTGATTATGGTCATAATTTCTCTCTGGATGAACAAACTGAAAGCAGTTTGGCTGTTGGTGATGTGACCATAACGTCAGCAACTTTAGAAAATACGGAAGTTGTGTCTTCACCTACCTGCTACCTCCCAGAGCCTGAAACTAGTTTGGACAATTCAGTGGATTTGCAAGCAAACCAAGTTGATATCGGATATTTGCCAAGAGATGGAGCAAGGGATCAGCCAGAAGCTGACTTAAAGCATTCTCTGGAGGTTCAATCTGATGAGTTTGATGTGGAAAGTTCGGATGAAGATCAAGCAAGCATCAACTTATCAAGTCTTCAATCTGCACAGGCAGGGTCTCAAAACCACATGGATTCGGAGAAATCCAACCAGTTACCATCTACGGAGCACATCAATCAGGAAGTATACTTGGATGCTTCCCTGGAATCTTATTCTGAATATCTCCCAAGCCAAGCTTTAACATCAGAGTTCTTACCAGAATCATCAGGCCTGGAACTTGATGTTACGAAGCAAGCATTGGAACCATTTACCCTTCCTAGATCAGTCCTGCCCCCTGAAGGTACTGTGGTCAATCTGGAAGACATGCCACCATTGCCACCTTTACCACCAATgcaatggaggatgggaaaacAACACTCTTCCCTTTTTTCACAGAGAGAATCGGTTGGAGTTAGCCAGGATTCTTTACTGCCAATACAGCCGTCGGTACCTGATGAGAAAGCTCAATTTGATATGCCAGCACCACAGAGAGGTGTGCTGCCGCCCCAGAACCCATTTTTGCCTCCCACGTCTGAAGAAGGCGAGAAGTTCCAACATGTTTCTGAACCTTTAATTGGCAATATGGTGCATCCTGCCCCGTATTCATTGCAGTTACCAGCCATGGTTAATGATGCTAATCTTCAATATAATTTCCCTGACTTAGGGGGAACACAATTCTCAAACCCATTTTTGTCGTTACCAGAGGTTTCTGATGACAGGCCTGGAATTAATCACTTTGCTTCAGTGGGAGAAAAAATTCAGACTGGTTCAAATCCATTCACTGGACCAAGCTCTGAATGTACAACTTCTACACATGACCCTGAATCTTCTCATGGATCTATTATCCAGCCTGTACAGCAGATAACACCGGAGACAGGTATCGAGCCTAAGGTGCTTCAACATTCACTGAAAAATTCAGAATCGGAACAAGAACCTCTTTCCACATCCGCGACAGCTCCAACAATGGTAGAGCAGCCTCAGCATTGCTTACCAACATCAGAGGGAGAAATATCATGGTCATACAATAATTCTGCTGTAATGTCAGACTATGAAGTTGGAAGGTCTAATGGAGTTCCAGTTACTAAGCTCCCTCGTCCTAGAAATCCCCTCATCGATGCTGTTGCTGCTCATGGTCAAAGCAAG TTGAGAAAGGTAACCGAACGAGTTCGGCCTCAGGTTGAACCTGAGGTAGATGAAAGAGATTCATTGCTGCAACAGATAAGAACTAAG TCCTTCAACTTGAAGCCTGCAATGGTGACAAGATCTTCAACGGTGACAAGACCCAGCATTCAGGGCCCGGCAAGAAACTTGAGGGTTGCTGCTATCTTAGAGAGAGCGAGTGCAATTCGCCAG GCATGTGCAGGAAGTGATGaagatgacgatgatgatggtTGGAGTGATAACTAA
- the LOC103433723 gene encoding protein SCAR2-like isoform X2, translating to MPLTRYQIRNEYGLADPELYRAADRDDPEALLEGVAMAGLVGVLRQLGDLAEFAAEIFHDLHEEVMATATRGHGLVVRVQQLEADFPPIEKALLSQTNHSSFFSNPGVDWHPNLHSEQNMIARGDLPRFVMDSYEECRGPPQLFLLDKFDVAGAGACLKRYTDPSFFKVASTSSITVEMQREKKTRKVKKKGSRWRNGETPEVSMTSHAKSNAKLHELFLEERIENRSSDPAHRVKLKKRHLNGSAADSKTGKSYMKTFLETLSPERKLICETSVGPPLLRLTLDDSSEPDLRILDITTVSPAEMSPERKSASSSPDVHEDIFKPSVDGFNRGGFDREIPEGSEPNSDVETNENDSNLHQVTADKQLAVGGEHKTEGSMEGSTPSSSDDRTSEVDNYMDALATLESEMETDNEFKPKNNLRFQNVETYGTDSDANEEEHLELQTRFSDSQSIGNSSTSDDGKNSFEKDTASFSHSDSLSNLVENSPSECDGAAKEFPSTETCGAEIFEMSSNQKSEFVESLEATTKERVVSHNACIVEDIIPDSGDTSYSAFVRDMSPTLHSDPGANSPVVSLAGPVLDDNTSDEIKVDCKPLDIDENETNLDNSLPVVRDSQTNDASPSHPIDEPDMEDLGFSSDASPHLSNVEEPASEDQSRNNDVNKILQIQCADEDSLESFARKIDSPRLSISSTEEQLSSALPEEQISSVNSEVVPFVVDAARSHISEEPVVGAPQTHGLIDQQDAWQAHGLTEQQDAPHRRGLTEQQDAPQMHGLIEQQLSDLDEDVPQLESVKEEAGIPHYEEKFNVEERFSAVDDDELSDLNEYVPQLESVKAEAGIPHYEEKFNVEERFSTVDDDELQLFTSDADVGGDTVSVELPSNCPTFIGHEDHVNSDDLVPETLNVETAAVPSAAVAQPDNDVNDVSYSSPNAISSPPRNFINLHESLPGFGDFHENESELNEVSPESVIDSEVQMEASKQDVSPDSESNSSQAVTHDHSSSKASDDGHNFSQDEQTENSLAVHDVPAESKPSESTTYEHSGSKVSDYGHNFSLDEQTESSLAVGDVTITSATLENTEVVSSPTCYLPEPETSLDNSVDLQANQVDIGYLPRDGARDQPEADLKHSLEVQSDEFDVESSDEDQASINLSSLQSAQAGSQNHMDSEKSNQLPSTEHINQEVYLDASLESYSEYLPSQALTSEFLPESSGLELDVTKQALEPFTLPRSVLPPEGTVVNLEDMPPLPPLPPMQWRMGKQHSSLFSQRESVGVSQDSLLPIQPSVPDEKAQFDMPAPQRGVLPPQNPFLPPTSEEGEKFQHVSEPLIGNMVHPAPYSLQLPAMVNDANLQYNFPDLGGTQFSNPFLSLPEVSDDRPGINHFASVGEKIQTGSNPFTGPSSECTTSTHDPESSHGSIIQPVQQITPETGIEPKVLQHSLKNSESEQEPLSTSATAPTMVEQPQHCLPTSEGEISWSYNNSAVMSDYEVGRSNGVPVTKLPRPRNPLIDAVAAHGQSKLRKVTERVRPQVEPEVDERDSLLQQIRTKSFNLKPAMVTRSSTVTRPSIQGPARNLRVAAILERASAIRQACAGSDEDDDDDGWSDN from the exons ATGCCGTTGACAAGGTACCAGATAAGGAACGAGTACGGCTTGGCCGATCCGGAATTGTACAGAGCAGCCGATAGGGATGATCCGGAGGCTCTACTGGAAGGCGTCGCCATGGCCGGCCTCGTCGGTGTTTTGCGGCAGCTCGGCGACCTTGCTGA GTTTGCCGCTGAAATATTTCATGACTTGCACGAAGAAGTAATGGCAACCGCTACACGAGGCCATGGTCTAGTGGTTCGTGTCCAACAGCTTGAAGCGGACTTTCCCCCAATTGAGAAGGCGCTTCTATCTCAAACCAAtcattcttccttcttttcCAATCCAG GGGTTGACTGGCATCCTAATCTGCATTCTGAACAGAATATGATCGCTCGTGGAGACTTACCTCGCTTTGTAATGGATTCTTATGAAGAATGCCGTGGTCCTCCTCAGCTGTTCCTTTTGGACAA GTTTGATGTTGCTGGAGCTGGGGCATGTTTGAAGCGGTACACTGATCCGTCATTCTTTAAAGTTGCATCAACATCTTCAATAACAGTAGAGAtgcagagagaaaagaaaacccGTAAAGTGAAG AAGAAAGGATCCCGCTGGAGGAATGGGGAAACCCCAGAAGTTTCAATGACATCACATGCCAAGTCAAATGCCAA ACTGCATGAGTTGTTCCTGGAGGAGCGTATTGAGAATCGTTCTAGTGATCCTGCACATCGTGTGAAATTGAAGAAAAGGCATTTGAATGGATCAGCAGCTGACTCAAAAACTGGGAAAAGTTACATGAAGACATTTCTGGAGACTCTTTCACCAGAACGCAAACTTATTTGCGAAACTTCTGTTGGTCCACCACTCTTGAGATTGACCTTAGATGATAGTAGTGAGCCAGACCTTAGAATACTTGACATCACTACGGTAAGTCCTGCTGAAATGTCCCCAGAAAGGAAAAGTGCTAGCTCTTCACCTGACGTCCATGAAGATATATTTAAACCATCCGTGGATGGATTTAATAGGGGGGGTTTCGATAGAGAAATTCCAGAGGGGTCTGAACCAAACTCTGATGTTGAGACAAATGAAAATGATTCCAACCTTCATCAGGTGACAGCTGATAAACAATTAGCAGTTGGTGGAGAACATAAAACTGAAGGCAGCATGGAGGGGTCCACCCCCTCCAGTTCTGATGATAGGACCAGTGAGGTAGACAATTACATGGATGCTCTTGCAACTTTGGAATCAGAAATGGAAACTGACaatgaatttaaacctaagaaCAATCTACGCTTCCAGAACGTGGAAACATACGGGACGGATTCTGATGCAAATGAGGAGGAACATCTGGAGCTTCAAACTCGATTTTCGgattctcaatcaattggaAACTCCTCTACATCGGATGATGGGAAGAATTCATTTGAAAAAGATACAGCCAGTTTTTCGCACTCTGATAGTCTAAGCAATTTGGTTGAGAATTCACCATCAGAGTGTGATGGAGCAGCTAAAGAATTCCCTTCCACTGAAACCTGTGGAGCTGAGATTTTTGAGATGTCATCCAACCAGAAATCTGAATTCGTGGAGTCTCTAGAAGCCACAACAAAGGAGCGGGTGGTGTCTCATAATGCATGCATTGTGGAAGACATAATCCCTGATTCTGGAGATACATCTTACAGTGCATTTGTTAGGGATATGAGTCCTACGCTACACTCAGACCCTGGAGCAAACTCGCCAGTGGTATCATTGGCCGGACCTGTGTTAGATGATAATACCTCTGACGAAATTAAAGTTGATTGTAAACCATTAGACATTGACGAAAATGAGACAAATCTGGATAATTCTCTGCCTGTTGTCCGTGACTCCCAGACTAATGATGCTTCACCAAGCCATCCCATTGATGAGCCAGACATGGAAGATTTAGGTTTCAGTTCTGATGCTTCGCCACATTTGTCAAACGTTGAAGAGCCTGCTTCTGAAGATCAAAGTAGAAATAATGATGTGAATAAAATACTTCAGATACAATGTGCAGATGAAGATTCTCTAGAAAGCTTTGCCAGAAAGATTGATTCACCACGCTTAAGTATTTCATCCACTGAAGAGCAGCTTTCCTCAGCCCTGCCAGAAGAACAAATATCTTCAG TCAACTCTGAAGTTGTACCGTTTGTGGTGGATGCTGCACGGAGTCATATCTCAGAAGAGCCTGTAGTGGGTGCTCCACAGACACATGGCCTAATAGATCAGCAGGATGCTTGGCAGGCACATGGTCTAACAGAGCAGCAGGATGCTCCACATAGACGTGGCCTAACAGAGCAGCAGGATGCTCCCCAGATGCATGGCCTAATAGAGCAGCAATTATCTGATTTAGATGAGGATGTTCCCCAACTTGAATCCGTCAAAGAAGAAGCGGGTATTCCACATTATGAAGAAAAATTCAATGTAGAAGAGAGATTTAGTGCCGTGGATGACGATGAATTATCTGATTTAAATGAGTATGTTCCCCAACTTGAATCCGTCAAAGCAGAAGCGGGTATTCCGCATTATGAAGAAAAATTCAATGTAGAAGAGAGATTTAGTACCGTGGATGATGATGAATTACAATTATTCACAAGCGATGCTGATGTAGGAGGTGATACCGTTTCTGTGGAACTTCCATCTAATTGTCCAACTTTCATAGGCCATGAAGATCATGTGAATTCAGATGATCTGGTACCTGAAACACTAAATGTAGAAACTGCAGCTGTGCCCTCTGCTGCTGTTGCCCAACCTGATAATGACGTCAATGATGTTAGTTATTCATCTCCAAATGCAATTTCTTCTCCACCAAGGAACTTTATAAATTTGCATGAATCTCTTCCTGGATTTGGGGATTTCCACGAGAATGAATCGGAACTGAATGAAGTTTCTCCAGAATCTGTCATAGACTCAGAAGTGCAAATGGAAGCAAGTAAACAAGATGTTTCTCCGGATTCAGAATCTAACTCAAGTCAAGCAGTTACTCATGACCATTCCAGTTCAAAAGCATCTGATGATGGTCATAATTTCTCTCAGGATGAACAGACTGAGAACAGTTTGGCTGTGCATGATGTCCCTGCAGAATCAAAACCAAGCGAATCAACTACTTATGAACATTCTGGTTCAAAAGTATCTGATTATGGTCATAATTTCTCTCTGGATGAACAAACTGAAAGCAGTTTGGCTGTTGGTGATGTGACCATAACGTCAGCAACTTTAGAAAATACGGAAGTTGTGTCTTCACCTACCTGCTACCTCCCAGAGCCTGAAACTAGTTTGGACAATTCAGTGGATTTGCAAGCAAACCAAGTTGATATCGGATATTTGCCAAGAGATGGAGCAAGGGATCAGCCAGAAGCTGACTTAAAGCATTCTCTGGAGGTTCAATCTGATGAGTTTGATGTGGAAAGTTCGGATGAAGATCAAGCAAGCATCAACTTATCAAGTCTTCAATCTGCACAGGCAGGGTCTCAAAACCACATGGATTCGGAGAAATCCAACCAGTTACCATCTACGGAGCACATCAATCAGGAAGTATACTTGGATGCTTCCCTGGAATCTTATTCTGAATATCTCCCAAGCCAAGCTTTAACATCAGAGTTCTTACCAGAATCATCAGGCCTGGAACTTGATGTTACGAAGCAAGCATTGGAACCATTTACCCTTCCTAGATCAGTCCTGCCCCCTGAAGGTACTGTGGTCAATCTGGAAGACATGCCACCATTGCCACCTTTACCACCAATgcaatggaggatgggaaaacAACACTCTTCCCTTTTTTCACAGAGAGAATCGGTTGGAGTTAGCCAGGATTCTTTACTGCCAATACAGCCGTCGGTACCTGATGAGAAAGCTCAATTTGATATGCCAGCACCACAGAGAGGTGTGCTGCCGCCCCAGAACCCATTTTTGCCTCCCACGTCTGAAGAAGGCGAGAAGTTCCAACATGTTTCTGAACCTTTAATTGGCAATATGGTGCATCCTGCCCCGTATTCATTGCAGTTACCAGCCATGGTTAATGATGCTAATCTTCAATATAATTTCCCTGACTTAGGGGGAACACAATTCTCAAACCCATTTTTGTCGTTACCAGAGGTTTCTGATGACAGGCCTGGAATTAATCACTTTGCTTCAGTGGGAGAAAAAATTCAGACTGGTTCAAATCCATTCACTGGACCAAGCTCTGAATGTACAACTTCTACACATGACCCTGAATCTTCTCATGGATCTATTATCCAGCCTGTACAGCAGATAACACCGGAGACAGGTATCGAGCCTAAGGTGCTTCAACATTCACTGAAAAATTCAGAATCGGAACAAGAACCTCTTTCCACATCCGCGACAGCTCCAACAATGGTAGAGCAGCCTCAGCATTGCTTACCAACATCAGAGGGAGAAATATCATGGTCATACAATAATTCTGCTGTAATGTCAGACTATGAAGTTGGAAGGTCTAATGGAGTTCCAGTTACTAAGCTCCCTCGTCCTAGAAATCCCCTCATCGATGCTGTTGCTGCTCATGGTCAAAGCAAG TTGAGAAAGGTAACCGAACGAGTTCGGCCTCAGGTTGAACCTGAGGTAGATGAAAGAGATTCATTGCTGCAACAGATAAGAACTAAG TCCTTCAACTTGAAGCCTGCAATGGTGACAAGATCTTCAACGGTGACAAGACCCAGCATTCAGGGCCCGGCAAGAAACTTGAGGGTTGCTGCTATCTTAGAGAGAGCGAGTGCAATTCGCCAG GCATGTGCAGGAAGTGATGaagatgacgatgatgatggtTGGAGTGATAACTAA